A region from the Terriglobia bacterium genome encodes:
- a CDS encoding endonuclease MutS2, translated as MPDSLAHSSARVLEYDQFRNWLSTFAQSELGRGRIGKLEPTTDREWIANQHQLTAEIRSYLRAGGHFDFASLVDPGEILDKARIQGVALEIPEIRSILFAAGRAAEWREIVLHPPTQLKAEWPAVRELSARLADFTELLRYFGNKLLPDGSLDDRASPEFARIRRETEKQRRHIQHTLEGYLRRLAEGGAVQDELITIRGERFVIPVKIEQKRRVPGVIHGTSSSGQTVFVEPMETIEQNNDLVRLLEEEQAEIHRILAEMTARLGQSAPAIAEAVDVLAELELQFAKAHFAEQYDCAALTVLDRGASDVMALRNARHPLLERNLRAKGGKVVPMTLEMDRDHRQLIISGPNTGGKTVSLKTVGLLVLMGQAGVPVPADRAEFPIFDNVLADIGDYQSIEQNLSTFSAHVTNIDFISHTATEQSLVLLDELGSATDPEEGAALAVAIADFFRRAQCVTIISTHHTSLKVYAANTHGVLNAAVGFDERTLAPTYELRVGVPGASAGINVAQHIGLNQQIVTEARARLSSQTQDVARFLDNLHARLRELESERQRIQVREEQLAREQKRLETEGLKEQRDKVRDLEKKLESLIRDFEYHAREAVNAIQDRAAAQKLSKEAERRIARARREFREQFNQAVVAHSSGADQGDSAAQPHVVQRVQEGDTVQLKSLGRAGRVTRKLDDQAIEVEVGMMKMRVPLDDVAQVIGRAADNPVQAARARGINVTLREEPTSAPSEINVIGFTVDDATREVEKFIDRAFLAGMSRVRIVHGSGMGILRKALRQYLNSNPQVASVTEPPQKEGGAGATVVELKV; from the coding sequence ATGCCAGACTCTCTTGCACACAGCAGTGCGCGTGTACTCGAGTACGACCAGTTTCGGAACTGGTTGAGTACTTTCGCGCAATCCGAACTTGGTCGAGGCCGTATCGGGAAGCTTGAGCCCACGACTGACCGCGAGTGGATCGCGAATCAGCATCAGCTGACGGCGGAGATACGGTCCTACCTCCGGGCTGGCGGCCATTTTGATTTTGCCAGTCTGGTCGATCCCGGAGAAATTCTGGACAAAGCGCGAATCCAAGGCGTCGCGCTGGAAATCCCCGAAATTCGTAGCATCCTCTTCGCTGCCGGCAGGGCCGCCGAGTGGCGGGAAATCGTACTGCATCCACCCACGCAACTGAAGGCAGAGTGGCCGGCTGTGAGGGAACTCTCGGCGCGGCTGGCGGACTTCACCGAATTGCTGCGGTACTTTGGCAACAAACTATTGCCGGATGGATCGCTGGACGACCGCGCTTCGCCGGAGTTCGCGCGCATTCGGCGTGAAACCGAAAAGCAGCGCCGCCACATCCAGCACACGCTCGAGGGTTACCTGCGCCGGCTCGCCGAAGGCGGGGCGGTGCAGGACGAACTCATCACCATTCGCGGCGAACGCTTCGTCATTCCTGTGAAAATCGAACAGAAGCGACGTGTTCCCGGCGTAATTCATGGAACCAGCTCGTCCGGCCAGACAGTTTTCGTCGAGCCGATGGAGACCATCGAGCAGAACAACGACCTGGTGCGGCTGCTCGAAGAAGAACAGGCGGAGATACATCGCATTCTTGCCGAGATGACGGCTCGGCTAGGGCAGAGTGCACCGGCCATTGCCGAAGCCGTCGACGTTCTGGCCGAACTCGAGTTGCAGTTTGCGAAGGCTCATTTTGCCGAACAATACGACTGCGCCGCGCTGACTGTTCTCGATCGCGGCGCCTCAGACGTGATGGCTTTGCGGAATGCCCGGCATCCCCTGCTCGAGCGGAACCTGCGAGCGAAGGGCGGCAAAGTTGTGCCGATGACGCTGGAGATGGACCGCGATCACCGCCAGTTGATCATCAGCGGCCCCAACACGGGTGGAAAGACCGTTTCACTGAAGACTGTCGGTCTGCTGGTGCTGATGGGGCAGGCCGGGGTGCCGGTCCCCGCCGATCGCGCCGAGTTCCCGATCTTCGACAACGTGCTGGCAGATATCGGCGATTACCAATCGATCGAGCAGAACCTGTCTACGTTCTCGGCTCATGTCACCAATATTGATTTCATCTCGCATACGGCGACGGAGCAGTCGCTGGTGCTGCTCGACGAGCTAGGTTCGGCTACCGATCCCGAAGAAGGCGCGGCGCTTGCCGTGGCTATTGCCGACTTTTTCCGGCGGGCGCAATGCGTAACAATCATTTCGACTCACCACACGTCTCTCAAGGTCTATGCGGCGAACACGCATGGCGTATTGAACGCCGCTGTCGGATTCGATGAGCGCACGCTTGCGCCGACGTACGAGCTTCGCGTGGGGGTCCCCGGCGCATCGGCAGGTATCAACGTCGCTCAGCATATTGGGCTGAATCAGCAGATTGTCACCGAAGCCCGCGCCCGGCTTAGCTCTCAGACTCAGGATGTCGCGCGGTTTCTCGATAATCTGCACGCTCGTTTGCGCGAACTTGAGTCGGAACGCCAGCGCATCCAGGTCCGCGAGGAGCAACTCGCGAGAGAACAGAAGCGGCTCGAAACTGAAGGGTTGAAAGAGCAGCGAGATAAGGTTCGCGACCTGGAGAAGAAGCTGGAAAGCCTGATTCGCGACTTCGAGTACCACGCGCGCGAAGCCGTGAATGCAATCCAGGACCGTGCCGCCGCTCAGAAGCTGTCCAAAGAAGCAGAGCGCCGAATCGCACGCGCACGCCGCGAATTCCGTGAGCAGTTCAACCAGGCTGTGGTGGCGCACAGCAGCGGAGCCGATCAGGGCGACAGCGCCGCCCAGCCACACGTGGTTCAGCGCGTACAGGAAGGGGACACGGTTCAACTGAAATCACTGGGCCGGGCCGGTCGCGTCACGCGCAAACTGGACGATCAGGCGATTGAAGTGGAGGTTGGCATGATGAAGATGCGAGTGCCGCTCGACGATGTCGCCCAGGTCATCGGCCGCGCCGCTGACAATCCGGTGCAGGCGGCCCGAGCCCGAGGAATCAACGTCACGCTGCGCGAGGAACCGACGTCCGCGCCGTCGGAGATCAACGTGATCGGCTTCACCGTGGATGACGCGACGCGGGAGGTGGAGAAGTTTATCGACCGCGCGTTCCTCGCCGGCATGTCGCGCGTACGCATCGTTCACGGGTCAGGGATGGGAATTCTAAGGAAAGCGCTTCGGCAATACCTGAATTCGAATCCGCAAGTTGCAAGTGTTACCGAGCCGCCGCAGAAGGAAGGCGGGGCCGGAGCAACCGTGGTTGAGCTGAAAGTTTAG
- a CDS encoding glycosyltransferase family 1 protein, producing the protein MRIALDIRRMADFGIATYIRNVVRTLGKLDSENQYFLIGMADRLREFGDLPGNFHSIRFSEEPIGLRSYLQLRNIVGRLHCDLVHIPHTFWRPRPTSCPYVMTVHDVLDYLYRVKGHSNFSQHVHYRLTRFALHHAARIFAVSNFTKQDVARLFQVPEKKIEVVYNALDERFRLGPTNDADKELIAERYQVHYPFILYSGRISPHKNVVRIIEAFSALKTELAKEGRLDDLKLIIIGDEVSKHPDLRRAVIKSAVQYDVRFLGFVPIEVLRIFYDTAKVFIFPSLYEGFGLPPLEAMAHGTPVVASNTSSLPEVVGKAAVLVNPENVFEISRAMFRVLTDQPLREKMKTAGLAQAEKFSWETSVKRMIEVYEDVVRKKAPQALPGNVDAT; encoded by the coding sequence GTGAGAATCGCTCTCGATATTCGGCGCATGGCGGATTTCGGTATCGCAACATACATCCGCAACGTTGTCCGCACTCTTGGCAAACTCGACTCAGAGAACCAATATTTTCTGATCGGTATGGCGGACAGGCTGCGCGAGTTCGGTGACCTGCCGGGAAATTTCCACTCGATACGTTTCAGCGAAGAACCGATTGGGCTTCGGAGTTATCTCCAGTTGCGGAACATTGTCGGCCGGCTGCATTGCGATCTCGTCCACATTCCACATACATTCTGGCGACCGCGACCCACATCATGCCCCTACGTGATGACTGTGCACGATGTGCTCGACTATCTTTACCGAGTGAAGGGCCATTCCAACTTCAGCCAGCACGTGCACTACCGGCTCACGCGGTTCGCTCTCCATCATGCGGCACGCATTTTTGCGGTGTCGAACTTCACGAAACAGGATGTCGCACGGCTCTTCCAGGTACCGGAGAAAAAGATCGAAGTTGTATACAACGCTCTCGACGAACGCTTTCGCCTGGGTCCGACGAACGACGCCGACAAAGAACTGATCGCCGAGCGCTACCAGGTTCACTACCCGTTCATTCTCTATTCGGGCCGCATCTCTCCGCATAAGAACGTGGTCCGCATCATCGAAGCGTTTTCCGCGTTAAAGACGGAACTCGCCAAAGAAGGCCGCCTGGATGATCTCAAGCTGATCATCATCGGCGACGAGGTTTCAAAACATCCCGACCTCCGCCGTGCCGTAATCAAGAGTGCCGTTCAGTACGATGTGCGCTTCCTGGGCTTCGTCCCTATCGAGGTCCTTCGTATCTTCTACGACACCGCCAAGGTTTTCATTTTCCCTTCTCTGTACGAAGGCTTCGGGCTGCCACCGCTCGAGGCGATGGCGCACGGCACCCCGGTCGTCGCGAGCAACACGTCGTCGCTGCCTGAGGTCGTCGGCAAGGCTGCGGTGCTGGTCAATCCGGAGAATGTGTTTGAAATCAGCCGCGCGATGTTCCGTGTTCTGACGGATCAGCCATTGCGCGAGAAGATGAAAACTGCCGGGCTTGCACAGGCGGAGAAATTTTCGTGGGAAACGTCGGTGAAGAGAATGATAGAAGTCTATGAAGACGTTGTGCGCAAGAAAGCCCCGCAAGCGCTTCCTGGCAATGTTGACGCTACCTAA
- a CDS encoding P1 family peptidase: MRRILLLCLIGLCISSSAQDSTPRPRARDLGIEVGIFPTGPLNAITDVSGVLVGQSTLIRGDNIRTGVTAIVPEVMVRNDPNWTMHRLPAAVFVGNAYGKLMGSTQIEELGEIETPILLTSTLNVPRVADALLDFMLALPYNREVRSMNPVVGETNDGYLNDIRSRPVGRDEVFAAIKNAKSGPVEEGSVGAGTGTVAFGWKGGIGTSSRKLPKELSGYTIGVLVQTNYAGVLTINGAPVGRELGRYEFSNVLEPQKSSKGSTPSDNANGSVMVIIATDAPVDSRNLKRMAARAMLGLGRTGAGGSNGSGDYAIAFSTMDLSSPATLVTNDQMSPLFLAVIEATEEAVYNSLFRATTVKGNGHTVEALPIDRTLEILRRHNAFKPFPAEH; encoded by the coding sequence ATGCGCCGCATACTTTTGCTTTGCCTCATCGGCTTGTGCATTTCCTCTTCCGCCCAGGACTCCACGCCAAGGCCGCGGGCCCGAGATCTCGGGATCGAGGTCGGTATTTTCCCGACAGGTCCTCTGAATGCGATTACGGATGTGTCCGGAGTGCTGGTCGGGCAGAGCACGCTGATTCGTGGCGACAATATCCGAACCGGCGTGACGGCGATTGTCCCCGAGGTGATGGTGCGCAACGACCCGAACTGGACGATGCATCGCCTGCCAGCGGCGGTTTTCGTTGGAAACGCCTATGGGAAGCTGATGGGCTCTACGCAGATCGAGGAACTCGGCGAGATCGAAACACCCATCCTGCTGACCTCGACGCTGAACGTGCCGCGCGTTGCCGATGCGCTGCTCGACTTCATGCTCGCCCTGCCGTACAACCGCGAGGTGCGCTCGATGAACCCCGTGGTGGGCGAAACCAATGACGGATACCTGAACGACATTCGCTCGCGGCCGGTCGGTCGAGACGAGGTTTTTGCCGCAATCAAGAACGCGAAAAGCGGTCCAGTCGAAGAAGGATCCGTTGGGGCGGGTACTGGTACGGTGGCGTTCGGATGGAAGGGCGGGATTGGGACCTCGTCGCGAAAACTGCCGAAAGAGCTCAGCGGTTACACGATCGGCGTGCTGGTGCAGACGAACTACGCCGGCGTCCTGACGATTAACGGTGCTCCGGTCGGACGCGAACTCGGCCGATATGAATTCAGCAATGTTTTGGAGCCACAGAAGTCCAGCAAGGGGTCCACCCCCAGCGATAATGCGAACGGCTCCGTAATGGTCATTATCGCTACCGATGCCCCCGTGGACTCTCGCAACCTGAAACGCATGGCGGCGCGGGCTATGCTTGGACTCGGCCGGACCGGCGCCGGGGGATCGAACGGGAGCGGCGATTACGCCATTGCGTTTTCCACGATGGATCTCTCCAGCCCGGCCACGCTGGTAACGAATGACCAAATGTCACCGCTGTTTCTAGCGGTAATCGAAGCCACGGAGGAAGCGGTCTATAATTCGCTCTTCCGGGCGACCACGGTCAAGGGCAACGGGCATACGGTCGAGGCACTTCCTATCGACCGAACGCTTGAAATTTTGCGTCGACACAACGCGTTCAAGCCGTTTCCAGCAGAACACTGA
- the glyA gene encoding serine hydroxymethyltransferase, translating into MNNEWMERPLSASDPEIAKAIRSEELRQHEGLELIASENFVSEAVLEAAGSVFTNKYAEGYPGKRYYGGCEFTDIVENLARDRAKQLFGAEHANVQPHSGSSANMAAYAAIIQPGDVVMGLDLAHGGHLTHGHKLSFSGKTYKIVSYGVSRDTETIDYDELEKVAERERPKMIIGGGSAYPRIIDFARMRQIADKVGAFYLVDMAHFAGLVAGGVHPSPVPHAHIVTTTTHKTLRGPRAGMILCKAEHAAAVDKSVFPGCQGGPLVHIMAAKAVCFKEALQPSFKEYAAQIVSNAKILAQTMADDGYRVISGGTDTHLMLIDVFSKGMLGSEAEKALGEAGITVNKNAIPFDTNPPLKPSGIRIGTPALTTRGMKEAEMKQIGHWITQALNHRNEPAVLQKIRREVLELCEQFPLYATRRQRHAEMVTA; encoded by the coding sequence ATGAATAATGAATGGATGGAGCGCCCCTTGAGCGCATCGGACCCGGAGATTGCGAAGGCGATTCGCAGTGAAGAACTGCGGCAACATGAAGGCCTGGAACTGATCGCGTCCGAGAATTTCGTTAGCGAGGCTGTGCTGGAAGCGGCGGGCTCCGTGTTTACCAACAAGTACGCCGAAGGTTATCCGGGCAAACGCTATTACGGGGGCTGTGAATTCACCGACATCGTCGAGAACCTGGCTCGCGACCGCGCGAAACAGCTATTCGGCGCGGAACACGCCAACGTGCAGCCGCACTCGGGATCATCAGCAAACATGGCCGCGTATGCGGCGATCATCCAGCCGGGCGATGTCGTCATGGGACTCGACCTCGCGCACGGCGGCCACCTGACGCACGGCCACAAGCTGAGTTTTTCTGGCAAGACCTACAAGATCGTTTCGTACGGCGTCTCCCGCGACACCGAGACGATTGACTACGATGAGTTGGAGAAGGTCGCCGAGCGCGAGCGTCCGAAGATGATCATCGGCGGCGGGTCGGCCTATCCGCGCATCATCGATTTTGCCCGAATGCGGCAGATCGCTGACAAGGTCGGCGCGTTCTACCTCGTCGACATGGCGCATTTTGCCGGGCTCGTTGCGGGTGGCGTTCATCCTTCGCCGGTACCACACGCTCACATCGTCACTACCACGACCCACAAGACGCTGCGCGGGCCGCGGGCGGGCATGATTCTCTGCAAAGCGGAACACGCGGCCGCGGTGGACAAGAGCGTATTCCCGGGCTGCCAGGGCGGCCCGCTGGTGCATATCATGGCGGCAAAGGCCGTTTGCTTCAAGGAGGCGCTGCAGCCCTCGTTCAAGGAATATGCGGCGCAGATCGTAAGCAACGCGAAGATACTGGCGCAGACCATGGCCGACGATGGCTATCGCGTTATCTCCGGCGGCACCGATACGCACCTGATGCTGATCGACGTCTTCAGCAAGGGAATGTTAGGCAGTGAGGCGGAGAAGGCGCTTGGCGAAGCCGGGATCACGGTCAACAAGAATGCGATTCCGTTCGACACGAATCCGCCGCTGAAACCGAGCGGCATCCGCATCGGAACGCCCGCGCTTACGACGCGAGGGATGAAGGAGGCCGAGATGAAGCAGATCGGCCACTGGATCACGCAGGCTCTCAACCATCGGAACGAGCCGGCGGTGCTGCAAAAGATTCGCCGCGAGGTGCTTGAGCTTTGCGAGCAGTTCCCGCTTTATGCAACTCGTCGGCAGCGCCATGCCGAGATGGTGACGGCGTAA
- a CDS encoding GNAT family N-acetyltransferase encodes MTDTNTAVIAHLDTPFHEFTRDGHTISTDRKRLDIDFIHRSLTHCPWSEGISRDKVERSIQTSFCFGVYDGETQVGFSRVITDFVTFAYIGDFFITESHRGRGLGKWLISTILACPELVNLQRKCIVTAEAHGLYRQMGFMSVQRPAAYLELINKDAYK; translated from the coding sequence ATGACTGACACAAATACAGCCGTTATCGCACACCTTGATACTCCCTTCCACGAGTTCACCCGCGATGGCCACACGATCAGCACCGACCGCAAACGACTCGATATCGATTTCATCCACCGCTCCCTTACGCACTGCCCCTGGTCCGAGGGAATTTCACGAGACAAGGTCGAACGGTCGATCCAAACTTCGTTCTGCTTTGGCGTGTACGATGGCGAGACGCAGGTGGGTTTCTCGCGCGTGATCACCGATTTCGTTACCTTCGCGTATATCGGCGATTTCTTCATCACCGAGTCTCACCGAGGCCGCGGACTCGGAAAGTGGTTGATTTCGACGATTCTCGCGTGTCCTGAACTTGTGAACTTGCAACGCAAGTGCATTGTTACGGCGGAGGCTCACGGACTTTACCGCCAGATGGGCTTCATGTCGGTACAGAGGCCGGCCGCGTACCTGGAACTTATAAATAAAGACGCTTACAAGTGA
- the rpiB gene encoding ribose 5-phosphate isomerase B codes for MKIALGADHAGFELKEKIKQHLLSSGIQVQDEGTNSGDSVDYPDFARLVGEDVVQKRVDLGILVCGTGIGMSMAANKVHGIRAANVSTEFEAEMAREHNDANVLTLGARVLDELMALKVVDKWLHTPFAGGRHQRRVDKIMNIEQRNHP; via the coding sequence ATGAAGATCGCCCTGGGCGCCGACCACGCCGGCTTCGAACTGAAAGAAAAGATCAAGCAGCACTTGCTTTCGAGCGGAATTCAGGTTCAGGACGAGGGCACAAACTCGGGCGATTCGGTGGACTACCCCGATTTTGCCCGCCTGGTTGGCGAAGATGTAGTCCAGAAGCGCGTCGATCTCGGCATCCTGGTTTGCGGCACCGGGATTGGCATGTCGATGGCCGCCAACAAGGTTCATGGTATTCGGGCGGCCAATGTCTCCACCGAGTTCGAAGCCGAAATGGCGCGCGAGCACAACGATGCGAATGTCCTGACGCTGGGGGCACGCGTTCTCGACGAACTCATGGCCTTAAAAGTCGTCGACAAATGGCTGCACACCCCGTTCGCTGGGGGACGCCACCAGCGCCGAGTCGACAAGATTATGAATATTGAGCAACGGAACCACCCATGA
- a CDS encoding enoyl-CoA hydratase/isomerase family protein yields MASAETTIAGKSYKFIKFELSSFVARITLNHPQYNVLTVPMMTELATAIESLDGRGDIKCIVLDSSQKYFSAGISVEDSKPDRVFQTLDAFNHVFQSILEVSKPLIVVVNGQAVGAGSELVAFGDMVIATPNARFAQPEVKMGTFPPFAAIMLPQLIGPKKTYELILTGQQLSAQEALELGFVNRVVPEADLTKIVNEILARIGEFSGPVLEMTKKVIGGCLGLPLRDAIKKSHDIYLNQLMALEDAQEGLRALLEKRKPSWKNK; encoded by the coding sequence ATGGCGTCTGCGGAAACAACTATCGCGGGAAAGAGTTACAAGTTCATCAAGTTCGAACTGTCTTCATTCGTGGCGCGCATCACGCTGAACCACCCGCAGTACAATGTGCTGACCGTGCCCATGATGACGGAACTCGCCACCGCCATCGAGAGCCTCGACGGCCGCGGCGACATCAAGTGCATCGTGCTCGACTCCTCGCAGAAATACTTCTCCGCCGGAATCTCCGTCGAGGACTCGAAGCCCGACCGCGTCTTCCAGACGCTGGACGCATTCAACCACGTTTTCCAGTCAATCCTGGAAGTCTCGAAGCCACTGATTGTGGTCGTTAACGGGCAGGCGGTCGGTGCCGGCTCCGAACTGGTCGCTTTCGGAGACATGGTGATCGCGACTCCGAATGCCCGCTTTGCTCAGCCGGAAGTCAAGATGGGAACGTTCCCGCCATTCGCGGCGATCATGCTGCCGCAACTCATCGGCCCGAAGAAGACCTACGAACTGATTCTCACCGGGCAGCAGTTGTCGGCGCAGGAAGCGCTCGAACTCGGATTCGTGAACCGCGTCGTTCCCGAGGCTGACCTCACCAAGATCGTGAACGAAATCCTGGCACGCATCGGCGAGTTTAGCGGGCCGGTGCTCGAGATGACGAAGAAAGTAATTGGCGGCTGCCTGGGACTTCCACTGCGCGACGCCATCAAGAAATCGCACGACATCTATCTCAACCAGCTAATGGCATTGGAAGATGCGCAGGAAGGTCTGCGCGCTCTGTTGGAAAAACGCAAACCGAGTTGGAAGAACAAATAG
- a CDS encoding abhydrolase domain-containing 18, whose product MRRKYQEWMYRWEHALTSRDTNRIVRPFEWGLDWADRWPVAHGAPKDHSEVEIERYWFELNERIVEHSDEFYSYQRARDFRLEQRPVRVHQTGSNPDPKLDLKHAKQIGTFLRFTSPVETPYPENNHMNARWFPVERSRKAMIVIPQWNSDAISHNALCRIWNKLGISGLRISMPYHDARMPAELKRADYAVSANMGRTIDAARQGVIDIRCCVDWLEEQGYSEIGIMGTSLGSCYAFIASAHDERLKINVFNHASTYFGDVVWTGQSTRHIRAAIEEVMDQDGLRKALLGISPMVYFHKFARWPKRCLMLYAKYDLTFLPEFSEQIAAEFKRWGLNAMIKCMPCGHYTIGESPYKYMLGWNISRFVAQAFGS is encoded by the coding sequence ATGCGAAGGAAATACCAGGAGTGGATGTACCGGTGGGAGCACGCGCTCACGTCGCGCGATACGAACCGCATCGTGCGTCCATTCGAGTGGGGGCTGGATTGGGCCGACCGCTGGCCGGTCGCGCACGGCGCGCCGAAAGATCACTCCGAAGTGGAAATCGAGCGCTACTGGTTCGAACTCAACGAGCGCATCGTCGAGCACAGCGACGAGTTCTACAGCTACCAACGCGCAAGGGATTTTCGGCTGGAACAACGCCCGGTTCGCGTCCACCAGACCGGAAGCAACCCTGATCCAAAGCTCGACCTGAAGCACGCCAAGCAGATTGGAACTTTTCTTCGCTTCACGTCACCGGTCGAGACGCCGTATCCCGAAAACAACCACATGAATGCGCGATGGTTCCCGGTGGAGCGCTCGCGCAAGGCGATGATTGTCATCCCGCAGTGGAATTCGGACGCGATCAGCCATAACGCTCTTTGCAGGATATGGAACAAACTGGGAATTTCAGGCCTGCGCATCAGCATGCCCTATCACGATGCGCGGATGCCGGCCGAATTAAAGCGGGCGGACTACGCGGTTTCGGCGAATATGGGACGGACGATTGATGCAGCGCGACAAGGCGTTATCGACATCCGTTGCTGCGTCGATTGGCTTGAAGAACAGGGCTACAGCGAGATCGGCATCATGGGAACGAGCCTCGGGTCTTGTTACGCGTTCATTGCGAGCGCCCACGACGAACGGCTGAAGATCAACGTCTTCAATCACGCGTCCACGTACTTCGGCGACGTCGTGTGGACGGGCCAGTCGACGCGGCACATTCGCGCGGCCATTGAAGAGGTAATGGATCAGGACGGTCTGCGCAAAGCGCTGCTCGGCATCAGCCCGATGGTCTACTTCCACAAATTCGCGCGTTGGCCGAAGCGCTGCCTGATGCTCTATGCGAAGTACGATCTGACCTTCCTGCCCGAATTCAGCGAGCAGATAGCGGCGGAATTCAAGCGCTGGGGACTGAACGCGATGATCAAGTGCATGCCGTGCGGGCACTACACCATCGGCGAAAGCCCATACAAGTACATGCTCGGCTGGAACATCTCACGGTTTGTCGCGCAGGCATTCGGCAGCTAA
- the alr gene encoding alanine racemase: protein MASSTDLAIHVSARPTWAEVNLTALQQNYRAVQALVSSEATICCVVKCDGYGHGAVECSRALQEIGANWFGVTSTEEAVKLRRGGITARILVMTGFWRGEEDEILDSDLTPAIWSVEHLQALQRAAERRPKRPVHVHVKVDTGMSRLGLPMAQLPSFIEELKKAEDIVVEGVFSHLASSEALDAEDAQWQILCFDDVLKTFADQGITPTYRHLANSAAVVGRHDTWHNMIRPGLLLYGGCLPLEGTSAGDTKVPPITPVLSWKTRVIALKDLESGQAIGYGGTYKTTRPTRVAVIPVGYGDGFSRHLSNKGRVIIRDQYAPIVGNVSMDLVTVDATDIDGTSLGDEVILLGCTETCRIDVEEHALHTQTIPYEILCGLSPRVPRKYVDE, encoded by the coding sequence TTGGCCTCTTCGACCGATCTTGCCATTCACGTGAGCGCACGCCCGACCTGGGCGGAAGTGAACCTCACTGCCCTGCAGCAGAACTATCGTGCTGTTCAGGCGCTGGTTTCTTCCGAAGCCACGATTTGCTGCGTCGTGAAATGCGACGGCTACGGCCATGGCGCGGTCGAATGCTCACGCGCGCTACAGGAGATTGGCGCAAACTGGTTCGGGGTGACATCGACCGAAGAAGCTGTGAAACTGCGGCGCGGCGGGATTACGGCCCGGATTCTCGTGATGACCGGCTTCTGGCGCGGAGAAGAAGACGAGATACTGGACAGCGATCTCACTCCGGCGATCTGGTCGGTGGAGCACCTTCAGGCTCTGCAACGCGCGGCCGAGCGCCGGCCGAAGCGTCCGGTGCACGTGCATGTGAAGGTCGATACGGGCATGAGCCGGCTCGGACTGCCAATGGCGCAGTTGCCGTCATTCATTGAAGAACTGAAGAAGGCCGAGGACATCGTCGTCGAAGGGGTATTCAGCCACCTCGCCTCGTCGGAGGCGCTCGATGCAGAAGATGCACAGTGGCAGATCCTCTGCTTCGATGACGTGCTGAAGACCTTTGCCGATCAGGGAATCACGCCGACGTACCGGCACCTTGCCAACAGCGCGGCGGTGGTGGGGCGGCACGACACCTGGCACAACATGATTCGCCCGGGATTGCTGCTCTACGGCGGATGCTTGCCGCTGGAAGGAACGAGCGCAGGCGACACAAAAGTTCCGCCAATCACGCCCGTTCTGAGTTGGAAGACTCGCGTCATTGCCTTGAAAGATCTGGAAAGCGGACAGGCGATCGGCTATGGCGGAACGTACAAGACGACCCGGCCGACACGCGTCGCTGTGATTCCGGTCGGCTATGGCGACGGCTTCAGCCGCCATCTCTCCAACAAGGGGCGCGTCATCATTCGCGATCAGTATGCCCCGATTGTAGGCAACGTCTCGATGGACCTGGTGACGGTCGATGCGACCGATATCGACGGTACAAGCCTCGGAGACGAGGTCATTCTGCTGGGCTGCACGGAAACCTGCCGAATCGACGTCGAAGAACACGCGTTACATACGCAGACAATTCCCTACGAGATTCTCTGCGGGTTGTCGCCGCGAGTGCCGAGAAAGTACGTGGACGAGTAA
- a CDS encoding YbaK/EbsC family protein: MPVQRLKDLLDKNDIRYVCISHSRAYTAAAIGAITHIPGREIAKTVMVKLDGKLAMVVVPGSRHIDLAVLKRELGVNSALLVTEPEFADAFPDCEVGAMPPFGELYDLPVYVDELLTRDEEIAFNAGSHRELIRMSYKDFERLVKPKVLRIVKKTSAELRAAERATA, from the coding sequence ATGCCAGTGCAACGCCTTAAAGACCTGCTGGACAAGAACGACATCCGTTACGTCTGCATCTCCCATTCGCGCGCCTACACCGCGGCAGCCATCGGCGCCATCACCCACATCCCCGGCCGCGAAATCGCCAAAACTGTCATGGTGAAACTGGACGGCAAGCTGGCGATGGTGGTGGTGCCGGGTTCGCGCCACATAGATTTGGCGGTTCTCAAGAGAGAACTTGGCGTCAACTCAGCCCTGCTCGTCACCGAGCCCGAATTCGCCGACGCCTTCCCGGATTGCGAGGTCGGCGCCATGCCGCCGTTCGGCGAACTCTATGACCTGCCGGTCTATGTCGACGAGTTGCTGACCCGCGACGAAGAGATCGCCTTCAATGCCGGCTCGCACCGCGAACTGATCCGCATGAGCTACAAGGATTTCGAGCGATTGGTAAAGCCGAAAGTGCTCCGCATCGTGAAGAAGACCTCGGCGGAACTGCGCGCGGCGGAAAGAGCCACCGCCTAG